Sequence from the Sinorhizobium meliloti genome:
CGAACGAACCCGGTTGGAGTGACGCCGAGCGTCGTCGCTTCATCAATACGATGCGACTTGCCGGCTTTCCCGCCTGCACCAAACCCGAGGTTCTTGCAAAGATTGAAAAACCGTTGAGGCTTCCTGAATGCGCGTCCCTTTGATCTTCGAGCGACATAATAACTCGCGGTCGTCCTACATAAACGCGAGGCGCAACTTCAAGACGGCCTGACAAACAGGCCTGCCGTGCCGCAGAAGTGTCGCGGCAGCCGTTGTCACTCAAACGCTGAGTTCCACCATTGCCACAAACTGGTCAAGCGCTTCCGGATTTGCCAGCGCTTCCTTGTTGACAACAGGGCGACCGTGGTCAACGTCGCGAACCGCCAGTTCGACAATCTTTCCAGACTTCGTCCTTGGAATATCGGACACCTGGACGATCTTTGTCGGCACGTGGCGCGGCGAGGCTCCCGTTCTAATCTTCGCCTTGATCTTGGCCTGAAGCTCCTCTGTGAGGTCAAAGCCATCGCGGAGCAGCACGAACAGTATGACGCGTATGTCATCGTCCCAATCCTGGCCGATACACAGGGATTCGGCGACCTCATGCAACTGCTCGACCTGACTGTAGATTTCGGCCGTGCCGATCCTCACGCCGCCCGGATTCAAGGTCGCATCCGATCGTCCATGGATGACAATTCCGCCATGCTGGCTAACATCAAATACGGGCTCGGCGACCTGGTCAATTCGCGCGCTTTCATCGCTGTATGAAGATCGAAATTCTAAATATGAAGTCGTCTCAAAGAGTGAATTGATACTCAGCCCACGCAGCGAACTCCTCAAGCCGCTCCAATGCCCTTGCCGCGTCCTTGCGAGTCTTTGCCCGAGCCGTATTGCACTTCGAGGAGGGTTCGCAAGTTTGACTCCTGCTTTGCAGGCAATGCTTTCCTCAATGCCGCTTTTAGTAGCTTGATGACGGCCTGATGATCGCCCTGATTAATCTCGCGGCGGAACTTGGCCTACGAACTCCTCATCAGTGACGAGCTTGCCCCATTCGACGTTCTTGCCCTCCTTCATGTAGGAAATCGCGATGTGGCCCATGCCGGTCTTGTTGGTTGCCCCATGCCAGTGATTGACGCCTACCGGAATCCAGACGACATCGCCGGAGTTGATCTCCCGCTTTTCGCCGCCTTCCTGCTGCACCCATCCCTTGCCAGAGGTGACGATCAGCATCTGGCCGGCGGGATGCGTGTGCCAGGCGGTCCGAGCCCCCGGTGCGAAGGTTACATGGCCGCCGGTGCCGTGCGTGAACTCGTTCGCCGGAAACAGCGAGTCGACGACGACATGCCCACTGAACAGCTTGGCGTCGCCTAGCGCGGATGGCGCTGATGCATTCGGTGTGATCTCGATCGTCTGTGCACGAGCAATTGCGGTCGACAGGATGACAAGCGATGCGGCTGCGATCAGTTTCTTCATCTCGTTTCCTTTCTGGAGCTTAATAGTCCATGATGGTCAAACACCTCGGGATTGCCGAAGTCTCAGGCTGAGCGCAGCGGCCGTCAGTTCTGCGCGGATAGTCTGACCAGTCGGTCCTTCGAAGGTCCTTGTCCTCGTGGTGATCGATTGGTGGTGATGAGCAGGAGATCGTCGCCGACTGGAAGCACATGCCGGACACGCTCACCCAGACTGACGACGGGCTGGAGCGTTCGGGCTTGCCGATCGAGCACATAAAGTCCGCGCCCCTGGAGGGCCGTTACCAGGAGTTCGTTGCCGGCGAACGCTATTCCCGACGGCGCCCAGGTGTCGCCGCCCGAATGGACGAACGGCGGCTGCATACCCTCCTGGGTTTCATCGCCCGAGATGATCGGCCAGCCGTAATTGGCGCCGGGCGCAATCAGATTGATCTCATCGAGAGCGGCCTGACCGTGTTCGGAGACGAACAGCTCACCCTCAGCATTCCATGCCAGACCTTGCGGATTGCGATGGCCAAAGGAATACACGAACGAGCCCTGAAACGGATTGTCTTCGGGAACGCCACCGGCAAGCGTCAGGCGGAGAACTTTTCCGGCGAGACTTTGGAGATCCTGCGGGCGCTCGTAATTTTCGGTCCACCCCGTCGTGACATAGAGATGGTCGTCAGGACCGATGGCGATGCGGCCGCCATTGTATAGTCGATGACCAGGGATGGCATCGACGAGCACAGCGGTTTCACGCCAGGTGTTCCCATCAAATCTGGCGGCAACGACCCGGTTGGCTGATTCCGAGCCGGATGAATAGGAATAATAGAAGAATGCCCGACCGCTATCGGCGAAGTCCGGCGCAAGCGCGATGCCAAGCAGCCCCGCACCGCCTTCGGTTCTCAGCGGATCGGATGTTTGGAGGGTGGACCGCTGAACGTTCCCGCCCTCGATAATCACGACGGTACCAGCTTTTTCGGTGAGGATCAGCCGTCCGCCGTCGCGAACAATGTCCCAAGGGTAGTCAAGGCCGTCGGCCAGGACGCTGGAGCTCCATGCACCCTCACCACGGTCCAGGATAGGTGTGGAGGCATCCTGCGCCATCGATGTGCCAGATAGACAGCATCCCCCCACTAAGATCGACAGTGTGGTGCAAATCAGTCGCTTCCTCATGCCTGTCCTTCTCTTCTCCGGCAAAATGGGCATGCGTAACCCTTTCCCCGCCAAGCAAGCGTGAGGCGGTAGAGCGGTTTCCTCGGGTGCGTCGCCCGCTATCGACCTGATCGCCGCAACATCTCCTCAGGGTATCGCGCCCCTTCGATCCTGATGGCGGCTGCTCCGCTTTCGATTTGCTCGAGGTCGTCGTCCGAGAGCGTCACCGATAGAGCGCCGAGATTTTCTTCAAGCCGTTCGAGCTTGCGCGTGCCGAACAGCGGTACGATCCACGGCTTCTGTGCCATGAGCCAAGCGAGCGCCACCTGGGCAGGCGTCGCACTAGGGCGTTCGCCGACGGACCGGATCAGATCGACAAGCGCCTGATTGGCCTCACGCGCCTCTGACGCGAAACGCGGGATCTGGCTGCGGAAGTCGTTCGCGGCAAACGCCGTGCTCGCGTCGATCTTGCCGGTGAGGAAGCCCTTTCCGAGCGGGCTGAAGGGAACGAGGCCAATGCCGAGTTCTTCCAGCGTGGGGATGATCTCGGCCTCCGGCTCACGCGTCCACAGCGAATATTCGCTCTGCAGCGCAGCCACCGGCTGGACGGCGTGAGCGCGGCGGATCGACTCCGCACCAGCCTCCGACAGCCCGAAATACCGGACCTTGCCTTCGGCTATCAGGTCCTTAACCGTGCCGGCGACATCTTCCATCGGCACGTCGGGATCGACGCGATGCTGGTAGAGGAGATCGATAAAGTCCGTACGGAGCCGCTTGAGGCTTCCCTCGACCGCGCTGCGGATCTGGGTCGGCTTGCTGTTGACGCCACCACGGTGCTCTCCAGTGGACTGGTCGATGTCCCAGCCAAACTTCGTTGCGATCTTCACCTTGTCCCGCATGCCGGCGAACGCTTCGCCGACCATTTCTTCATTCGTCCAGGGACCATAGACCTCCGCGGTGTCGAAGAAATCCATGCCGAGATCGACCGCCCTGCGCAGCAGTTCGATCATCTGTGGCCTGTCAGGGATGTCGCGGGCCTTTCCATAGCCCATGCAGCCAAGAGAAAGGGCTGAAACCTCAAGACCCTGACCGAGTTTGCGCTTTTGCATCTTGGCGTCCTCAATCCTTCGGGGTGATTTTTACGGTTGCCGCGCGGGCGCGTTCACCGATCATCGGCGCGAGATAACGGCTCGTGGCGTATTTGCGGCGGTAGCCTTCATCGATCTGGTCGTTGATTGCGCCTTCGACCGGCTCGAACGAAACCTCCTTCGTCATGCCGGCGGCCGTGATGCGGCCCGCCTTCTGACGGATCGCGGCCTGATACCAACGCGACTGTTGGCCGTTGTAGCCGCGAACATAGAGTTCGCCATCAACCACAACCGACCAGATCCAGGTGAGCGTGCCATAGGTCCTGCCGTTCTCGCGGAACGGGGCGATGTGCAGGTCGTCGCTTTCGGCGATCTGCCGCAATTCGTCCGTGGGCCATATGTTCATTGGAAGCACTCCTGATCATGGGCACAGCAGCGCCTTGCAGCGCGCCGGGGAAGAAGATCCTTCGAGCATCGGGCATGGCATCACGCTGCATACTGCTCGTCTGACACATGCTCGAGCCAGTCCACGACCTTGCCATCCTTGTCGCCGCCAGATTAGCCGCGCCGCTTTTCAAAGACGGCCTTCGCCACCGGCAACGCCGACATCGCGTTGGGCCAGCCTGCGTAGAAAGCCAGATGCGTGATGACTTCGGCGGCCTGTTCTTCGCTCAGCCCATTGTCCAGGGCTTTGTTCAGGTGGAAGGTGATCTGTTCGACCTGGCCAACTGAGATCAGTGCAGCGATTGTCACAAGGCTGCGATCGCGCGGCGCCAGGTCGGGGCGCAGCCATAGGTCACGGAAGAGATAGTCCGTCGTGTACTGAACGAGGCCGGGGGCAACGCTGCCGAACTGGTTGCCGACAGTGGTTGCGCGTTGTGCTTCCGCCTCTTCGTCCAGCGGCAACGGCGTGGATTCGACGGCGGCGAGCTGATCCTGACCGATGCCGCGCTTGGCGAAGGCTTCACTCACCGGACCGACCGTGGCCATGGCTTTTCCCCAACCCGAATAATACGCCAGATGCGTGATCGTCTCCGAGATCTCGGAAGGCTTCACTCCGTTCTCAAGCGCTTGATCGGCGTAGTAGGTGAGAGCCGGGGCTTCTCCCCGCGCAATCAGCGCGGCGATCGTGACAAGGCTGCGATCGCGCCGATTGAGGCCGGGGCGCTGCCAGACGTCGCCATAGAGGCGTTGTTGCGTGTACTGCTCGAGGGCGGGCGCCACCGATCGAACCTGATCGGGCGAGAAACGGCGACCTTCAACATTGGGCTGTTGAGCCCCTGCATTCGAGGTGGTCATCATCATGACTCCCATGAGAGGTGCGATTAGGCGTTTCATCTGGGTCTCCGTTTCACCCGCTCAACGCAGCTTGGCGCTTAGCTGGAAGTTGTCAGTCTCGAGAAGCTTGCGGGACGTGATCATGTCCTTGGTGGTCTCGACGTATTTCCTAAAATGCGGAGATTCCCGGTGGGACTCGTAGGCGGCCTGATCGGCATACATCTCGAAGAATCTGAGATGGTGGGGCTGGCCCTTGATCGACACCGCATAGAGCGCCAGGACGCCCGGCTCGACGCGCATGGATTCCTCCATCTCCTCTTTCACGGCAGCCGAGTAGGCGGCCATCTGGGCCGGGTCGATTTCTAGTTCCGCGATCCGGATCACGGGACCCTTCGCCTCCTGTGCGACGACCTGTTGGACGGGAAGCGGAGCGATGATCGAAGCAGCGATGATGAGAAGCCTTTTCAAACCCATGACACGGCTCCAAATTGTTTGGTTTGCAAAGACGCCAGAGCTCCTTGCGAGGGAAATATAGACTTCACCGTTTGTTTCGATTAGACGCCAATATGAGATTGTACTTATATCGAGGATCAATAAATGCAGCGGGAAGAACTCGGAGACCTGCTGGCCTTTCTCGCCGTTGCCGAGGAGGAGAGTTTCACGAAGGCTGCGGCCCGGCTTGGCACGTCGCAGTCTTCGCTCAGTCTGATTATCAAGCGTCTGGAGGCACGGCTCGGCGTTCGCCTGCTAACCCGAACGACACGAAGCGTTGCCCCGACCGAAGCGGGAGAACAGCTATTTTCCACCCTCGCTCCAGCGTTCGGCACCATCGAAGCCCAGTTGTCGGCGCTGAGCGAGTTCAGAGACAAGCCGGCGGGGAACTTCCGGATCACTGCGGGCCAGCATTCGATCGACACGATCCTTTGGCCTAAACTATCCGCATTCCTCCTCGCTTATCCCGATATCAAGGTCGAGCTCGTCGCCGAGTCGGCGCTGACGGACATCGTGGCCGAGCGGTTCGATGCCGGAGTCCGGCTGGGCGACCAAGTCGAGAAGGATATGATCGCGGTCCGTATCGGGCCGCCGGCGCGTATGATCGTCGTTGGAGCCCCTTCGTGCTTGAGGGATCGGCCGCCACCGAAGACGCCGCAGGAACTGACGACGCACCGCTGCATCAACCTGCGCCTGCCTAGCTATGGTGGATTCTATGCGTGGGAATTCGAACGCGACGGACACGAGGTCCGGGTCAGGGTCGACGGTCAGGTGGCGTTCAACGGCGTGCCGCAGATCGTGAAAGCCGCCCTGGACGGATTCGGCCTCACCTACGTTCACGAGGAC
This genomic interval carries:
- a CDS encoding DUF2255 family protein, whose translation is MNIWPTDELRQIAESDDLHIAPFRENGRTYGTLTWIWSVVVDGELYVRGYNGQQSRWYQAAIRQKAGRITAAGMTKEVSFEPVEGAINDQIDEGYRRKYATSRYLAPMIGERARAATVKITPKD
- a CDS encoding putative quinol monooxygenase, whose product is MGLKRLLIIAASIIAPLPVQQVVAQEAKGPVIRIAELEIDPAQMAAYSAAVKEEMEESMRVEPGVLALYAVSIKGQPHHLRFFEMYADQAAYESHRESPHFRKYVETTKDMITSRKLLETDNFQLSAKLR
- a CDS encoding carboxymuconolactone decarboxylase family protein; translated protein: MKRLIAPLMGVMMMTTSNAGAQQPNVEGRRFSPDQVRSVAPALEQYTQQRLYGDVWQRPGLNRRDRSLVTIAALIARGEAPALTYYADQALENGVKPSEISETITHLAYYSGWGKAMATVGPVSEAFAKRGIGQDQLAAVESTPLPLDEEAEAQRATTVGNQFGSVAPGLVQYTTDYLFRDLWLRPDLAPRDRSLVTIAALISVGQVEQITFHLNKALDNGLSEEQAAEVITHLAFYAGWPNAMSALPVAKAVFEKRRG
- a CDS encoding cupin domain-containing protein, with protein sequence MKKLIAAASLVILSTAIARAQTIEITPNASAPSALGDAKLFSGHVVVDSLFPANEFTHGTGGHVTFAPGARTAWHTHPAGQMLIVTSGKGWVQQEGGEKREINSGDVVWIPVGVNHWHGATNKTGMGHIAISYMKEGKNVEWGKLVTDEEFVGQVPPRD
- a CDS encoding aldo/keto reductase, which translates into the protein MQKRKLGQGLEVSALSLGCMGYGKARDIPDRPQMIELLRRAVDLGMDFFDTAEVYGPWTNEEMVGEAFAGMRDKVKIATKFGWDIDQSTGEHRGGVNSKPTQIRSAVEGSLKRLRTDFIDLLYQHRVDPDVPMEDVAGTVKDLIAEGKVRYFGLSEAGAESIRRAHAVQPVAALQSEYSLWTREPEAEIIPTLEELGIGLVPFSPLGKGFLTGKIDASTAFAANDFRSQIPRFASEAREANQALVDLIRSVGERPSATPAQVALAWLMAQKPWIVPLFGTRKLERLEENLGALSVTLSDDDLEQIESGAAAIRIEGARYPEEMLRRSGR
- a CDS encoding LysR family transcriptional regulator, whose protein sequence is MQREELGDLLAFLAVAEEESFTKAAARLGTSQSSLSLIIKRLEARLGVRLLTRTTRSVAPTEAGEQLFSTLAPAFGTIEAQLSALSEFRDKPAGNFRITAGQHSIDTILWPKLSAFLLAYPDIKVELVAESALTDIVAERFDAGVRLGDQVEKDMIAVRIGPPARMIVVGAPSCLRDRPPPKTPQELTTHRCINLRLPSYGGFYAWEFERDGHEVRVRVDGQVAFNGVPQIVKAALDGFGLTYVHEDVVREYLKNGRLVQVLDDWTPPFPGYHLYYPSRRHPSPAFTLLVEALKE
- a CDS encoding PQQ-dependent sugar dehydrogenase; its protein translation is MPILPEKRRTGMRKRLICTTLSILVGGCCLSGTSMAQDASTPILDRGEGAWSSSVLADGLDYPWDIVRDGGRLILTEKAGTVVIIEGGNVQRSTLQTSDPLRTEGGAGLLGIALAPDFADSGRAFFYYSYSSGSESANRVVAARFDGNTWRETAVLVDAIPGHRLYNGGRIAIGPDDHLYVTTGWTENYERPQDLQSLAGKVLRLTLAGGVPEDNPFQGSFVYSFGHRNPQGLAWNAEGELFVSEHGQAALDEINLIAPGANYGWPIISGDETQEGMQPPFVHSGGDTWAPSGIAFAGNELLVTALQGRGLYVLDRQARTLQPVVSLGERVRHVLPVGDDLLLITTNRSPRGQGPSKDRLVRLSAQN